The proteins below come from a single Solea senegalensis isolate Sse05_10M linkage group LG2, IFAPA_SoseM_1, whole genome shotgun sequence genomic window:
- the LOC122765108 gene encoding cyclic AMP-responsive element-binding protein 1-like produces MKMESAVEAQQESAMSEVESHQITSAQIATLAQVSMATGHTSATGPTVTLVQLPNGQTVQVHGVIQAAQPSVIQSPQIQTVQISTIAESEDSQESVDSVTDSQKRREILSRRPSYRKILNDLSSDVPAVPRIEEEKAEEDAVSATHAITTVTVPTPIYQTSSGQYIAITQGGAIQLANNGTDGVQGLQTLTMTNAAAAQPGATILQYAQTSDGQQILVPSNQVVVQAASGEVQAYQIRAAPTNTISPGVVMASTPALPVQGATEEVTRKREVRLMKNREAARECRRKKKEYVKCLENRVAVLENQNKTLIEELKALKDLYCHKSE; encoded by the exons ATGAAGATGGAGTCAGCAGTGGAGGCTCAGCAGGAGTCTGCCATGTCAGAGGTTGAGAGCCACCAGATCACCTCGGCACAGATCGCTACTTTGGCACAG gtatccatggcaacaggtCACACCTCAGCAACAGGTCCCACAGTCACATTGGTCCAACTTCCTAATGGACAGACAGTTCAGGTCCATGGTGTCATCCAGGCTGCACAACCTTCTGTCATCCAGTCCCCGCAGATCCAGACTGTACAG ATCTCTACCATAGCAGAAAGTGAGGATTCCCAGGAGTCAGTAGACAGTGTGACTGACTCACAGAAACGCAGAGAGATTCTCTCACGGCGCCCTTCATACAG GAAAATCCTGAACGACCTTTCATCCGATGTGCCGGCGGTTCCGCGTATCGAGGAGGAAAAGGCAGAGGAGGATGCTGTGTCTGCCACGCATGCAATTACCACAGTTACTGTCCCCACACCCATCTACCAGACCAGCAGCGGCCAATATA TTGCAATTACACAGGGTGGCGCCATTCAGCTGGCTAATAACGGCACAGATGGGGTCCAGGGCCTTCAAACTCTGACCATGACTAATGCAGCAGCTGCCCAGCCAGGAGCTACAATCCTTCAGTATGCACAGACCAGCGATGGCCAACAGATACTGGTTCCCAGTAACCAGGTGGTCGTCCAAG CTGCCTCTGGTGAGGTCCAGGCATATCAGATTCGGGCAGCCCCTACTAATACCATCTCCCCTGGTGTGGTCATGGCCTCTACCCCTGCCCTCCCTGTCCAGGGAGCCACAGAAGAGGTCACACGCAAACGGGAGGTCCGCCTCATGAAGAACAG AGAGGCAGCTCGAGAATGTcgcaggaagaagaaggagtatGTTAAGTGTCTGGAAAACCGAGTGGCCGTCCTGGAGAACCAAAACAAGACTCTAATCGAAGAACTTAAAGCCCTTAAAGATCTTTACTGCCACAAATCTGAGTAG